The Manihot esculenta cultivar AM560-2 chromosome 1, M.esculenta_v8, whole genome shotgun sequence genome has a window encoding:
- the LOC110615098 gene encoding exocyst complex component SEC10b isoform X2: protein MKESSKSDSRNSKTPSTGSLPLILDIDKFKGEFSFDGLFGNLVNELLPSFQEEESDSAEGHGNIGGSDALANGHLRAPTDAAKLLQGLSPLFPEVDALLSLFRDSCRELIDLRKQIDGKLSNLKKDVSGQDSKHRKTLAELEKGVDGLFGSFARLDSRISSVGQTAAKIGDHLQSADAQRETASQTIELIKYLMEFNGSPGDLMELSPLFSDDSRVSEAASIAQKLRSFAEEDMGRQGISVPSVMGNATASRGLEVAVANLQDYCNELENRLLARFDAASQRRELSTMAECAKILSQFNRGTSAMQHYVATRPMFIDVEVMNADARLVLGDQVSQASPSDVARGLSSLYKQITDTVRKEAATIMAVFPSPNDVMSILVQRVLEQRVTALLDKLLVKPSLMNLPSMEEGGLLLYLRMLAVAYEKTQGLARDLRAVGCGDLDVEGLTESLFSSHKDEFLEHEQASLRQLYQAKMGELRAESQQLSESTGTIGRSKGASLASSQQQISVTVVTEFVHWNEEAISRCALFSSQPATLAANVKAVFTCLLDQVGQYITDGLERARDSLTEAAALRERFVLGTSVSRRVAAAAASAAEAAAAAGESSFRSFMVAVQRCGSSVAIVQQYFANSISRLLLPVDGAHAASCEEMATAMSSAEAAAYKGLQQCIETVMAEVERLLSAEQKATDYRSPDDGIAPDHRPTNACTRVVAYLSRVLEAAFTALEGLNKQAFLTELGNRLHKGLLNHWQKFTFNPSQFQRFHMKVLAKVPLSLFWI, encoded by the exons ATGAAAGAGAGTAGCAAGAGTGATAGTAGAAATTCGAAAACTCCTTCAACTGGTTCCCTTCCGCTGATTCTGGATATAGATAAATTTAAG GGTGAATTTTCATTTGATGGATTATTTGGGAACTTGGTAAATGAATTACTTCCATCTTTTCAAGAAGAAGAATCAGATTCAGCGGAAGGGCATGGAAATATTGGAGGGAGTGATGCCTTAGCTAATGGGCATTTAAGAGCCCCCACTGATGCAGCGAAACTTTTACAAGGGCTGTCCCCTTTGTTTCCAGAAGTAGATGCTCTCTTGTCTCTGTTTAGAGACTCTTGCCGAGAGTTGATTGATCTTCGGAAGCAG ATTGATGGGAAGCTCTCCAATCTGAAGAAAGATGTTTCCGGCCAAGATTCTAAGCACCGCAAGACACTTGCTGAG CTGGAAAAAGGTGTAGATGGATTATTTGGTAGCTTTGCAAGGTTGGACTCACGTATTTCAAGCGTTGGACAGACTGCTGCTAAAATAGGAGATCATTTGCAA AGTGCAGATGCTCAGAGGGAAACTGCCAGCCAAACAATAGAACTCATCAAG TACTTGATGGAGTTTAATGGCAGCCCAGGCGATTTAATGGAACTTTCGCCTTTGTTTTCAGATGACAGCCGCGTTTCTGAGGCTGCTTCAATTGCACAGAAATTAC GTTCCTTTGCTGAGGAAGATATGGGAAGACAAGGCATATCTGTACCATCAGTTATGGGAAATGCAACTGCTAGCAGAGGGTTAGAAGTTGCAGTTGCTAATCTTCAGGATTACTGCAATG AACTGGAGAACAGATTATTGGCTCGATTTGATGCGGCATCACAGAGAAGAGAGTTGTCCACCATGGCAGAATGTGCCAAAATTTTATCTCAG TTTAACAGGGGCACTAGTGCTATGCAACATTATGTGGCAACACGTCCGATGTTTATTGATGTGGAAGTCATGAATGCAGACGCCAGATTGGTTCTTGGTGATCAGGTTTCTCAGGCTAGTCCTAGTGATGTTGCTCGTGGGCTTTCTTCATTATACAAACAAATTACAG ATACTGTCCGTAAAGAGGCAGCCACAATTATGGCAGTATTTCCTTCTCCTAATGATGTCATGTCAATTTTAGTGCAG CGAGTTTTGGAGCAGCGAGTTACGGCTCTCTTGGACAAACTGTTAGTCAAACCTTCTCTTATGAATTTACCTTCTATGGAAGAAGGCGGACTTTTGTTA TATCTCAGAATGCTAGCGGTAGCATATGAAAAGACTCAGGGACTTGCTAGAGACCTACGAGCTGTGGGATGCGGTGACTTGGATGTTGAGG GCCTCACAGAATCTCTCTTCTCTTCACACAAGGATGAATTTCTTGAACATGAGCAGGCTTCTCTTAGACAGCTATATCAAGCAAAG ATGGGAGAATTGCGTGCTGAGAGCCAGCAGCTTTCTGAGTCAACTGGTACAATTGGGCGATCAAAGGGAGCTTCTTTAGCTTCTTCACAACAACAGATATCTGTTACTGTTGTGACAGAATTTGTTCATTGGAATGAAGAAGCAATATCAAGATGTGCTCTGTTTTCATCTCAA CCTGCTACCCTTGCAGCCAATGTGAAAGCAGTGTTCACTTGCTTGCTAGACCAA GTAGGGCAATACATAACAGATGGTCTTGAAAGGGCTAGAGACAGCCTGACTGAAGCTGCAGCTTTGAGGGAAAGGTTTGTTCTGGGCACAAGTGTTAGTAGAAGAGTGGCTGCTGCGGCTGCTTCTGCT GCAgaagctgctgctgctgctggcgAGAGCAGTTTCAGATCTTTTATGGTTGCTGTACAACGGTGTGGCAGTAGTGTGGCTATAGTTCAGCAA TATTTTGCAAATTCTATATCTCGCCTCTTACTACCTGTAGATGGTGCTCATGCGGCTTCATGTGAAGAAATGGCAACAGCTATGTCTAGTGCAGAGGCTGCTGCATATAAAGGGCTTCAGCAATGCATTGAAACTGTTATGGCTGAG GTAGAGAGATTGCTTTCTGCTGAACAAAAGGCAACAGACTATCGATCACCAGATGATGGAATTGCTCCTGATCATCGTCCCACAAATGCTTGCACAAG AGTTGTGGCATACCTTTCTCGTGTGCTTGAGGCTGCATTTACTGCATTAGAAGGTCTTAACAAACAAGCATTCCTGACTGAACTG GGAAATCGCTTGCATAAAGGGTTGCTTAATCACTGGCAGAAATTCACTTTCAATCCCAG TCAGTTTCAGCGATTTCACATGAAAGTTTTGGCTAAAGTTCCTCTCAGTTTATTCTGGATTTGA
- the LOC110615098 gene encoding exocyst complex component SEC10b isoform X1 has translation MKESSKSDSRNSKTPSTGSLPLILDIDKFKGEFSFDGLFGNLVNELLPSFQEEESDSAEGHGNIGGSDALANGHLRAPTDAAKLLQGLSPLFPEVDALLSLFRDSCRELIDLRKQIDGKLSNLKKDVSGQDSKHRKTLAELEKGVDGLFGSFARLDSRISSVGQTAAKIGDHLQSADAQRETASQTIELIKYLMEFNGSPGDLMELSPLFSDDSRVSEAASIAQKLRSFAEEDMGRQGISVPSVMGNATASRGLEVAVANLQDYCNELENRLLARFDAASQRRELSTMAECAKILSQFNRGTSAMQHYVATRPMFIDVEVMNADARLVLGDQVSQASPSDVARGLSSLYKQITDTVRKEAATIMAVFPSPNDVMSILVQRVLEQRVTALLDKLLVKPSLMNLPSMEEGGLLLYLRMLAVAYEKTQGLARDLRAVGCGDLDVEGLTESLFSSHKDEFLEHEQASLRQLYQAKMGELRAESQQLSESTGTIGRSKGASLASSQQQISVTVVTEFVHWNEEAISRCALFSSQPATLAANVKAVFTCLLDQVGQYITDGLERARDSLTEAAALRERFVLGTSVSRRVAAAAASAAEAAAAAGESSFRSFMVAVQRCGSSVAIVQQYFANSISRLLLPVDGAHAASCEEMATAMSSAEAAAYKGLQQCIETVMAEVERLLSAEQKATDYRSPDDGIAPDHRPTNACTRVVAYLSRVLEAAFTALEGLNKQAFLTELGNRLHKGLLNHWQKFTFNPSGGLRLKRDITEYGEFVRSFNAPSVDEKFELLGITANVFIVAPESLSSLFEGTPSIRKDAQRFIQLREDFKSEKLASRLGSLWTSSS, from the exons ATGAAAGAGAGTAGCAAGAGTGATAGTAGAAATTCGAAAACTCCTTCAACTGGTTCCCTTCCGCTGATTCTGGATATAGATAAATTTAAG GGTGAATTTTCATTTGATGGATTATTTGGGAACTTGGTAAATGAATTACTTCCATCTTTTCAAGAAGAAGAATCAGATTCAGCGGAAGGGCATGGAAATATTGGAGGGAGTGATGCCTTAGCTAATGGGCATTTAAGAGCCCCCACTGATGCAGCGAAACTTTTACAAGGGCTGTCCCCTTTGTTTCCAGAAGTAGATGCTCTCTTGTCTCTGTTTAGAGACTCTTGCCGAGAGTTGATTGATCTTCGGAAGCAG ATTGATGGGAAGCTCTCCAATCTGAAGAAAGATGTTTCCGGCCAAGATTCTAAGCACCGCAAGACACTTGCTGAG CTGGAAAAAGGTGTAGATGGATTATTTGGTAGCTTTGCAAGGTTGGACTCACGTATTTCAAGCGTTGGACAGACTGCTGCTAAAATAGGAGATCATTTGCAA AGTGCAGATGCTCAGAGGGAAACTGCCAGCCAAACAATAGAACTCATCAAG TACTTGATGGAGTTTAATGGCAGCCCAGGCGATTTAATGGAACTTTCGCCTTTGTTTTCAGATGACAGCCGCGTTTCTGAGGCTGCTTCAATTGCACAGAAATTAC GTTCCTTTGCTGAGGAAGATATGGGAAGACAAGGCATATCTGTACCATCAGTTATGGGAAATGCAACTGCTAGCAGAGGGTTAGAAGTTGCAGTTGCTAATCTTCAGGATTACTGCAATG AACTGGAGAACAGATTATTGGCTCGATTTGATGCGGCATCACAGAGAAGAGAGTTGTCCACCATGGCAGAATGTGCCAAAATTTTATCTCAG TTTAACAGGGGCACTAGTGCTATGCAACATTATGTGGCAACACGTCCGATGTTTATTGATGTGGAAGTCATGAATGCAGACGCCAGATTGGTTCTTGGTGATCAGGTTTCTCAGGCTAGTCCTAGTGATGTTGCTCGTGGGCTTTCTTCATTATACAAACAAATTACAG ATACTGTCCGTAAAGAGGCAGCCACAATTATGGCAGTATTTCCTTCTCCTAATGATGTCATGTCAATTTTAGTGCAG CGAGTTTTGGAGCAGCGAGTTACGGCTCTCTTGGACAAACTGTTAGTCAAACCTTCTCTTATGAATTTACCTTCTATGGAAGAAGGCGGACTTTTGTTA TATCTCAGAATGCTAGCGGTAGCATATGAAAAGACTCAGGGACTTGCTAGAGACCTACGAGCTGTGGGATGCGGTGACTTGGATGTTGAGG GCCTCACAGAATCTCTCTTCTCTTCACACAAGGATGAATTTCTTGAACATGAGCAGGCTTCTCTTAGACAGCTATATCAAGCAAAG ATGGGAGAATTGCGTGCTGAGAGCCAGCAGCTTTCTGAGTCAACTGGTACAATTGGGCGATCAAAGGGAGCTTCTTTAGCTTCTTCACAACAACAGATATCTGTTACTGTTGTGACAGAATTTGTTCATTGGAATGAAGAAGCAATATCAAGATGTGCTCTGTTTTCATCTCAA CCTGCTACCCTTGCAGCCAATGTGAAAGCAGTGTTCACTTGCTTGCTAGACCAA GTAGGGCAATACATAACAGATGGTCTTGAAAGGGCTAGAGACAGCCTGACTGAAGCTGCAGCTTTGAGGGAAAGGTTTGTTCTGGGCACAAGTGTTAGTAGAAGAGTGGCTGCTGCGGCTGCTTCTGCT GCAgaagctgctgctgctgctggcgAGAGCAGTTTCAGATCTTTTATGGTTGCTGTACAACGGTGTGGCAGTAGTGTGGCTATAGTTCAGCAA TATTTTGCAAATTCTATATCTCGCCTCTTACTACCTGTAGATGGTGCTCATGCGGCTTCATGTGAAGAAATGGCAACAGCTATGTCTAGTGCAGAGGCTGCTGCATATAAAGGGCTTCAGCAATGCATTGAAACTGTTATGGCTGAG GTAGAGAGATTGCTTTCTGCTGAACAAAAGGCAACAGACTATCGATCACCAGATGATGGAATTGCTCCTGATCATCGTCCCACAAATGCTTGCACAAG AGTTGTGGCATACCTTTCTCGTGTGCTTGAGGCTGCATTTACTGCATTAGAAGGTCTTAACAAACAAGCATTCCTGACTGAACTG GGAAATCGCTTGCATAAAGGGTTGCTTAATCACTGGCAGAAATTCACTTTCAATCCCAG TGGAGGTCTGCGGCTGAAACGTGACATAACTGAGTATGGGGAATTTGTTCGGAGTTTCAATGCTCCCTCTGTTGATGAGAAATTTGAATTGTTGGGCAT AACGGCAAATGTTTTTATTGTGGCTCCTGAAAGCCTCTCCTCTTTGTTTGAGGGAACTCCCAGCATCCGTAAAGATGCGCAAAG GTTTATTCAACTTAGGGAGGACTTCAAGAGTGAAAAACTTGCTTCCAGACTTGGCTCCTTGTGGACAAGTTCTAGTTGA